The window ATCTGTTAATTAGTGGTTGGACGTCCTAGTTGAAGAGCTTTGAATGATTTCAGCTTCTTTTAAATCACACAGTAATACTATTATTGAGTACACTGTATTTAAGTTTAACAATGCTAGGTGAAATCAATCGTGGGTGTCAACGAATCTGCTtacagaaaataaagaaaaaaaatcggGTGCCATTATTTGCCAACGGCAGAACCTCCATAACATTACCACAAACCCTATGAAATGTGACCAAATGATAAAAAGTCAGACTTTAAGAAGAAAATTATCGCACATGTGCAGATGTTGATGAGTTCAGCCAACACGAGAATTTCCTTCCCGAAAGCAGGCTTCAAGCCAACACCTTCAACAAGGATAACACACGCACATCGACATTATTGGATCTAATCAGAGAGATGAGACGAGAGCATGGGTTTACACACTAAATACGTGCATACCACTTCCTGCAACCTCTCGAAATGATTTCACACGCCGATTTCACCCGTTTGGCTTGCCATAAAGGCATGGTTGAGTAGAAGTAAGTGATCTTAAGGGAATTGTATCTATTCCCCACACAAGAACATTCTTGCAGTGAAGAGAAAAAGAATAGCGTTTGATGTACTACCTCCGGctcaaaatgtaagacgtttttgtggACAAGTACTATTGAGTGCATCATTAGAGGTGGAGAGATGCAAATTAAATATACAAGAATTTGTGTTAAGAGAGAAAAAATGTGGGGTAAAAGCATCAGAGTGGCTCATTGTCAAGCCACCTTCGAGCCATGGCAAAGCTTTCTTCAGGTTGGTACTCTGGAGCGGTATGACCACCACCCTGCACAAACAAGCGATTATGAGCTCTATTACAGCTACCACAGAACAGTTCCGTGGACAAAAACAAATGATCTAAAGAGGAATACAAGATCACCTTTACTGTTGCAAATGTCAAATTGTTCGCATATGCGACGGTAAATCTGCAAAATAGAAACGGTATGTTGCTCATAAGAAAAGATAATGCACATGTCATGAAGCTCTTGTTtgtgcatgctgaagtgcaaaaaaAAGGGAGTCCGATGAATTAACCCTGCAGCTTGgccgtcgagatgccatgccctccAGTCATCGATGATGGAGAAATTCAAGGATCTTATCCATGCCTGCGTGCTGAGCTGAGGCACCAGGAGATCATGGTCTCCGCTGAGCCCACGCAGACACAAGGTGTTGGTTACAAGGTCTGGAAAAAACAATCACCATACCAGCTACTATGAATAAGAAAAGTCGCTTCAATGCTCGCACCTGTACACGAGTGCACGGTAACCTCTCGTGGTGAGATTAAGATGGTACAGTATGCTGCTTGGCATGTCATGTGTGTAGGGGAATTCTTTATTGCATCTCACCCACTCGCCAACTGTTCCCTATTGCCGAATTCGTTTTCGTAAATATTGTTCTCAGTGATTCAGACGATACTACTTCTAGACTTCCAATGTTGTAACTCTAGATCTAGGCGAATACTCTGAAAGAAATTTGTGGCAAAACATAACGTGGCTTACCCATTTGATACCGAGAGCATCTCTAGTCATCTTGTTGTTCATCCAGAAGTATGCCAGGTAGTAACCGTATGTCTGCAGTTTTGAAAGGCATTCCAGATGAGTTTTTTGAATGAGAATAGTGTCACAACCATCTTATAATCAAACTGACACTCCAAGGATAACGAAAGACTGACAAAACAATCGACGGTAGGTCGGCCGGGCGCGTCATTTGGCTCGATTGATTCTTCTAGCAGAAATTTTCTTCTTGTAGCATCGTCTATGGGCTTTGGCGTGGTGAAGTCACATTTTTTGTACAAGACGTGTCCATCTGCGATTTCAGAGATGAGCTGCAGCAAAAAAGGGATGCACATTAGCCCATGTCGAGAATAGCGTTAAGTTCAGAAAAAAAATGTCAGCACATAAATCTTACACTGTCTACAGTTTCTAGCACCTTAGCACACAGTTGATTCTGTGGGATCACATAATTCCCCTTGCAGTTTTTCATTGCAGCCTTCCGGGAAGAAAAGGAAAACATGGTACAAATTCTTTAGATCGACACACAACAAAAAAGAAAATTATGGCAGCACTTTTGTCGAGGCGAATGAATTTGGAATTACCTCATATATTTGGTCAGATACTATCCCAAAGCCATGAGCCCCTTCAACTCGGAAATTTGTATCAAACTTTGGGTCTGCTACAGGATTACCGATCAGGTAGCCCTAGAAATAATTAAGTGCATTAACACAAGAAAGAAGGAGACATGTCATGACGATCCTACACTCCTTCCCCTCATTTCGCCATTGCAAGAATAACAAAAGTTTGAAGGCTAGAAAATAGCTTGCCTTGAGATTAATGAGAGGCTGGTCCCTTTTTTCAGTTCCTGGAGCATCGTAGAAGCAAATTGAAAGAGTGCTTGGTGACTCGAAATATGTGTGAAAATGCATTTGCTTTTCTAGTTTCCTTGGCACAACTAACTGTACCTACTACTTTACCAATCTTATAAAGAGGTCGTAGAATGCATCAAGTGGTGTTATTAGGtttagtttgtctaattcacatctagatgttttttaaagATGTCatatctaagctcccacaaatagataatgcagcaacaagaaataaaaaatagaccacaaacagagtgaacatcagtttagatgtgacataattatgtcacatctaNNNNNNNNNNAAGAATAACAAAAGTTTGAAGGCTAGAAAATAGCTTGCCTTGAGATTAATGAGAGGCTGGTCCCTTTTTTCAGTTCCTGGAGCATCGTAGAAGCAAATTGAAAGAGTGCTTGGTGACTCGAAATATGTGTGAAAATGCATTTGCTTTTCTAGTTTCCTTGGCACAACTAACTGTACCTACTACTTTACCAATCTTATAAAGAGGTCGTAGAATGCATCAAGTGGTGTTATTAGGtttagtttgtctaattcacatctagatgttttttaaagATGTCatatctaagctcccacaaatagataatgcagcaacaagaaataaaaaatagaccacaaacagagtgaacatcagtttagatgtgacataactatgtcacatctaacctGATCTCCACTATATTTGTGGTCTATTTCTTTTCCCCGGCTTTTTTTCATTATCCTTGTTGCTGCCTTATTTGTGAGAGGTTAGATGTGACATCGTTAGAAactatctagatgtgaattagacaaactgattaggTTTATGTAGTGTTTGGAAGAGAAAATTACCTTGTGAAATGTATTGTGCCATAAGTGGAATCACCTTTCCAGCGTACGACTCTCCTCCAAGATAGAAAGGATTTGAAAGGTACTGTGGGTGATCTGTGAACCACTGCACGCATAGACGACAACCAGGCATTGATCGGTGAGTAATAAACCCACAAAGCTCTTGTGCATACATAGTAGTGAATTATTGACAAGGCACTGGGCCAGCTCGATCGTCACCTTATTCAGAAATCTTTGAACTTGCAGAGAGGAGGAGTAATCTCCGACATCGCAGCCTTTGGGGTCACGAGCATATGAGAAGCCCGAGCAGGCCGGCGAATCCAGGAAAATGATGCTCGCCATCTGATGATTGCCATCTTCAGTAAACCAGAAAGCTCTCTCTTTCTTTTTCGAATGTAAACCACAAAGCTCTACTTATATTGGAAGGAAGAAGAAACACGCTGGGCAAAATCAGTTCAGCGCCATGGTTGATGAGCGTCGGTCGGTCTCACCTTGGTCCATGA is drawn from Triticum dicoccoides isolate Atlit2015 ecotype Zavitan chromosome 4A, WEW_v2.0, whole genome shotgun sequence and contains these coding sequences:
- the LOC119286779 gene encoding serine carboxypeptidase-like 13 isoform X2; translation: MSVKLLRTPTAGQHHQPLLQLVPGLLLVLLSCSASASTVVTHLPGFDGPLPFYLETGYVGVEEETGTELFYYFAESERSPGTDPVILWLTGGARCSGFTGFAFEVGPVKYVLAPYTGGLPQLVHNPLSWTKMASIIFLDSPACSGFSYARDPKGCDVGDYSSSLQVQRFLNKWFTDHPQYLSNPFYLGGESYAGKVIPLMAQYISQGTEKRDQPLINLKGYLIGNPVADPKFDTNFRVEGAHGFGIVSDQIYEAAMKNCKGNYVIPQNQLCAKVLETVDSLISEIADGHVLYKKCDFTTPKPIDDATRRKFLLEESIEPNDAPGRPTVDCFTYGYYLAYFWMNNKMTRDALGIKWGTVGEWVRCNKEFPYTHDMPSSILYHLNLTTRGYRALVYSGDHDLLVPQLSTQAWIRSLNFSIIDDWRAWHLDGQAAGFTVAYANNLTFATVKGGGHTAPEYQPEESFAMARRWLDNEPL